From the genome of Patescibacteria group bacterium, one region includes:
- a CDS encoding SH3 domain-containing protein yields the protein MKKIVILTICLSLLLNSACLKKVYQKLDSLDAKVTQFHQEEMSAMQKNHQEAMAAISDLNKAISKNSRKVEELGKKLDVLIQKGVIVSGQMYSYATVHVREGPSVRFKSVGYLKGGEVIKIDRIEKKWARIKEGKWQGKWCTLLYMQLSVEPIAEPQ from the coding sequence GTGAAAAAAATTGTGATTTTAACAATCTGTCTGAGCCTTTTGCTGAATAGCGCCTGTCTGAAGAAAGTCTATCAGAAGCTTGACAGCCTTGATGCCAAGGTAACTCAATTCCACCAAGAAGAAATGAGTGCCATGCAAAAGAACCATCAGGAGGCTATGGCTGCAATCTCTGACTTGAATAAGGCCATCAGTAAAAACAGCCGCAAAGTGGAAGAGCTGGGCAAAAAGTTGGATGTGCTCATTCAAAAAGGAGTCATTGTTTCTGGCCAGATGTATAGCTATGCCACTGTTCACGTGCGCGAAGGCCCTTCTGTGCGATTCAAAAGCGTTGGCTACCTAAAAGGCGGCGAAGTAATCAAAATTGACCGCATTGAGAAGAAATGGGCCAGAATTAAAGAAGGGAAATGGCAAGGCAAATGGTGCACGCTACTTTACATGCAATTAAGCGTGGAACCGATTGCTGAACCGCAATAA
- a CDS encoding L-histidine N(alpha)-methyltransferase yields the protein MLEKMPQFEEKEKPLKDKKEAFSYWALLESTSDKSVAESVKNIAKRKKALVKLQEMGWENFEDFKIHGINIDSIVKGSRERKGLWEKYSAFGNFPAKTVETINGQIDLSGPVFGAKPEAYKWKAVLSEESLTPEKTYFTLDIALLDEKKPWETREGADEIIEQIEKNIKKNKLDISFPFARSLGQEALRRALPDIFKEIKKYIWEKCYPLAAVDKNVANLEFRLETEISREIDQAREAEIIEGLKKREFDEKIFYLGAGAEKYLEYLKSEENLLSNFELQLMKKSLDKLVPFINKRTIYDLGPANALKVIPLLEKQLETQEEVEYVPIDINPAMIFAAAANINNPKVKVEGKILDFTKPMAGKLEIGSKFFTLLGNTLGNGDENYQKGLLKNINQAMTAADYLMVGIHLKSDWQEILKSYESKSGREVFLTAVENIGFPLAKIDLEIIADQKNRQIKAIVKIKEDLQVKGVDFKQGENLTIFVSQKYEVGELAKLAQSAGLDVEKTFLDEKNQYELAVLRKGK from the coding sequence ATGCTTGAAAAAATGCCGCAATTTGAGGAAAAAGAGAAACCTTTAAAAGATAAAAAGGAGGCTTTTTCATATTGGGCACTTTTAGAGTCAACTTCTGACAAATCAGTTGCCGAATCAGTTAAAAATATTGCTAAAAGAAAAAAGGCTTTAGTAAAATTGCAGGAAATGGGCTGGGAAAATTTTGAGGATTTTAAAATTCATGGCATTAATATAGACTCTATTGTCAAAGGTTCAAGGGAAAGAAAGGGCTTATGGGAAAAGTATTCTGCCTTTGGCAATTTTCCCGCTAAAACAGTAGAAACTATTAATGGCCAGATTGATTTAAGCGGACCAGTTTTTGGTGCAAAGCCCGAGGCTTACAAATGGAAAGCTGTTTTGTCCGAAGAAAGTTTAACGCCTGAGAAAACATATTTTACATTAGATATAGCTTTGCTTGATGAAAAAAAACCTTGGGAAACTCGCGAGGGCGCAGATGAAATAATTGAGCAAATTGAAAAAAATATTAAGAAAAATAAACTGGATATAAGTTTCCCTTTTGCTCGTTCCTTGGGGCAGGAAGCTCTGCGACGCGCTTTGCCTGATATTTTTAAAGAAATAAAAAAATATATCTGGGAAAAATGTTATCCGCTTGCTGCTGTTGATAAGAATGTGGCTAATTTAGAATTTCGCTTGGAGACTGAAATTTCCAGGGAAATTGACCAGGCAAGAGAGGCGGAAATTATTGAAGGTTTAAAAAAGAGGGAATTTGATGAAAAAATATTTTATTTAGGTGCTGGTGCGGAAAAATATTTGGAATATTTAAAGAGCGAGGAAAACCTATTGTCTAATTTTGAATTGCAACTGATGAAAAAAAGTTTGGACAAATTAGTGCCTTTTATTAATAAGAGAACAATCTATGATTTAGGCCCGGCAAATGCCTTGAAAGTTATTCCACTTTTAGAAAAACAGCTAGAAACACAAGAAGAAGTTGAGTATGTGCCAATTGATATAAATCCGGCCATGATTTTTGCAGCTGCGGCGAATATAAATAATCCCAAGGTTAAGGTTGAAGGTAAAATTTTAGATTTTACAAAGCCAATGGCCGGGAAATTAGAGATCGGCTCTAAATTTTTTACTTTGCTCGGCAACACCCTGGGTAATGGGGATGAAAATTATCAGAAAGGACTTTTGAAAAATATAAATCAGGCCATGACTGCGGCTGATTATTTAATGGTTGGCATTCATTTAAAAAGCGATTGGCAAGAGATATTAAAAAGTTATGAGTCAAAAAGCGGCAGGGAAGTGTTTTTAACTGCAGTTGAGAATATTGGCTTTCCTTTGGCTAAAATTGATTTAGAAATAATTGCTGACCAAAAAAATAGGCAGATTAAAGCCATTGTTAAAATTAAAGAAGATTTACAGGTTAAAGGGGTTGATTTTAAGCAGGGAGAAAATTTAACAATTTTTGTCTCGCAAAAATATGAGGTGGGTGAATTGGCCAAATTAGCGCAAAGCGCTGGTTTGGATGTTGAGAAAACTTTTTTGGATGAGAAGAATCAATATGAGTTGGCTGTGTTGAGGAAAGGGAAATAA
- a CDS encoding helix-turn-helix domain-containing protein — MSLQDQLQTLGLNQKEASIYLASLELGLTSVQNIAKKAQIKRSTVYELLENLIKQNLITVIPKGKKRYFLAAEPSHLAQVIAQKQKTLNQILPELEALSKVSPVKPKIRFYEGEEGIKSVYADTIKEGKDILAFVSVATAYKSPLIDYLTQQYVQQRIEKKIMAKVIAPDAPLAKEYQERDTKELRETKLIPEKDYPFSIEINIYGNKVAFMSFKANELMGVIIESKEIAKTMALIHKFFWEKLK, encoded by the coding sequence ATGTCATTACAAGACCAACTCCAAACACTTGGCCTAAACCAAAAAGAAGCCAGTATTTACCTGGCCTCCCTGGAATTGGGGCTAACTTCAGTGCAAAATATTGCTAAAAAAGCCCAAATTAAAAGAAGCACTGTTTATGAATTACTAGAAAATTTAATTAAGCAGAATCTTATTACTGTTATACCCAAAGGCAAAAAACGTTATTTTTTAGCTGCTGAACCAAGCCATTTAGCCCAGGTAATTGCCCAAAAGCAAAAAACCTTAAACCAAATCCTGCCTGAATTAGAGGCCTTAAGCAAGGTTTCACCTGTTAAACCCAAAATCAGGTTTTATGAAGGTGAAGAAGGCATTAAAAGTGTTTATGCTGATACGATTAAAGAAGGCAAAGACATATTGGCTTTTGTTTCTGTGGCTACTGCTTATAAATCCCCTCTTATAGATTATCTAACCCAGCAATATGTCCAGCAAAGAATAGAGAAAAAAATAATGGCCAAAGTCATTGCGCCTGATGCGCCTTTAGCCAAAGAATATCAAGAAAGAGATACTAAGGAATTACGAGAAACAAAATTAATTCCGGAAAAAGATTATCCCTTTTCCATTGAAATAAATATCTATGGCAATAAAGTCGCTTTCATGTCATTTAAAGCAAATGAACTCATGGGCGTGATTATTGAATCAAAAGAAATCGCCAAAACCATGGCCCTGATCCATAAATTCTTTTGGGAAAAATTGAAATAA
- a CDS encoding type II toxin-antitoxin system HicA family toxin, producing the protein MPSLSELPGEIKRKKFTKALIRLGFIINKKGGDGSHYKITWPTTQKSITIQSKLRKDVLYYLLKEIEEVSDITWDDIKREL; encoded by the coding sequence ATGCCCTCGCTTAGCGAATTGCCAGGAGAAATCAAAAGAAAGAAATTTACCAAGGCGTTAATTCGGCTTGGTTTTATTATTAATAAAAAGGGCGGTGATGGCAGCCACTATAAAATAACCTGGCCAACTACCCAAAAATCAATCACTATCCAATCCAAATTAAGAAAAGATGTTTTATATTATTTATTAAAGGAAATTGAAGAAGTAAGCGATATTACATGGGATGACATAAAAAGGGAATTATGA
- a CDS encoding PspC domain-containing protein — MGVIVSFILLLSGLVGFAIIAKTVGLKRDPDKMLIAGVCAGIAKKFGVKPVVVRLAFVLSVLLVGFGILPYVILWIILEKEK, encoded by the coding sequence ATGGGTGTGATCGTAAGTTTTATTTTGCTACTCAGTGGTTTGGTTGGCTTTGCCATTATTGCCAAAACTGTCGGCCTTAAGCGTGATCCAGATAAAATGCTTATTGCCGGGGTTTGTGCAGGCATTGCCAAAAAGTTTGGCGTAAAACCAGTGGTGGTACGCCTGGCTTTTGTACTTTCGGTTTTATTGGTAGGTTTTGGCATTTTGCCTTATGTCATTCTCTGGATTATTCTGGAGAAAGAGAAATAA
- the dapB gene encoding 4-hydroxy-tetrahydrodipicolinate reductase, with translation MDERPIQVCIVGARGKMGLEIVKAVKQDPDLTIMWEIDLENAPVKSITAVPWKFAKDTLDVVLNFTNPEATMESAIWCAEHSKPLVTGTTGLSEEQLKELVRLAKRRVPMVFDSNMSLGVNLIDKLLPKFVSTLTGFDIEMVELHNSNKKDSPSGTAIRFAQTLAKAKGGKISFGRVKGHYDERPMNEVVVHSIRGGTVPGEHTIYFIGPDEVIEIHHRALSRRIFVLGALKAAKWVVKMARPGLYNMNDVLGL, from the coding sequence ATGGATGAAAGACCAATTCAGGTTTGCATTGTAGGAGCTCGCGGAAAAATGGGACTGGAAATAGTCAAAGCTGTTAAACAAGATCCTGATCTCACAATAATGTGGGAGATTGATCTGGAAAATGCGCCGGTTAAATCAATAACCGCTGTACCCTGGAAATTTGCAAAAGACACGCTTGATGTTGTGCTTAATTTCACCAACCCTGAGGCCACTATGGAATCAGCCATCTGGTGCGCAGAACATTCAAAACCCTTGGTAACAGGGACAACTGGCTTAAGCGAAGAACAGCTAAAAGAGCTGGTGCGTTTGGCCAAAAGAAGAGTCCCAATGGTCTTTGATTCAAACATGAGCCTGGGAGTCAATCTGATTGACAAGCTGTTACCGAAATTCGTATCCACACTCACTGGCTTTGACATTGAAATGGTAGAACTCCATAATAGCAATAAAAAAGATTCGCCTTCAGGCACAGCCATCCGTTTTGCGCAGACTTTAGCCAAAGCCAAAGGCGGAAAAATCTCCTTTGGCCGGGTCAAAGGCCATTATGATGAACGCCCCATGAATGAAGTGGTAGTGCATTCAATTCGCGGCGGCACAGTGCCCGGAGAACACACTATTTACTTTATTGGCCCTGATGAGGTGATTGAAATTCATCATCGCGCGCTTTCCCGCAGGATTTTTGTCCTGGGCGCGCTCAAGGCAGCCAAATGGGTTGTCAAAATGGCAAGACCAGGGCTTTACAACATGAATGATGTTTTGGGTCTGTGA
- the yccX gene encoding acylphosphatase has product MNEKARISLIIKGRVQGVFFRYATEKEAEKLGLTGWVRNNNDGTVEILAEGDKDMLDELIVWCKSGSRLAKVENIDVKWLLYVGEFKDFEII; this is encoded by the coding sequence ATGAATGAAAAAGCCAGAATTTCCCTAATAATTAAAGGCCGAGTGCAAGGCGTTTTTTTTCGTTATGCCACAGAAAAAGAAGCTGAAAAACTTGGTTTAACTGGCTGGGTTAGGAATAATAATGATGGCACAGTTGAGATTTTGGCTGAGGGTGATAAAGATATGCTTGATGAATTGATTGTTTGGTGCAAAAGCGGATCAAGATTGGCAAAGGTAGAAAATATTGATGTGAAATGGTTGCTATATGTCGGGGAATTTAAGGATTTTGAAATTATTTAA
- a CDS encoding glycosyltransferase family 2 protein, with the protein MHLDKFTPAERKKYRWREYIPGLMIWTTFIGSIVLSFIKPLWVIYIIILYSLYWILRLFYFIFYSILSAYTFNKHIKIDWKAKRELLPNWQDYYHLFILPTYSEPYEVLESSLNGILATGYPTDKIIIAISWEERKKEIYDVVEPIIREKFGNKFFKFLTTIHPDGLEGEIKGKAANANWVGWKCKELIDQLNIPYEKVIVSYFDCDTFVHPKYLDYLTHAYMTHPNPTRSSFQPAVLYNNNIWDAPAPMRITAFSTVFWLLAELMRPDRLYTFSSHAMSFKALVDVGFWEKDIVTDDSRIFLQCFIHYNGDYEVTPIYIPVSMDTVIADTSIWEGFKSLYKQQRRWGWGVEHFPYMLYHFNKKKDLIPFKTRIKYIWNLGEGMYSWATAPILLFVLGRLPLYVAGPAVKATVIAQNAPFVLQWLMRIGMIGIFVSAILSLRLLPPRPQHETKFKWLIMALQWALLPINIIIFGAIPAAEAQTRLMIGKYLGFFVTPKTRK; encoded by the coding sequence ATGCATTTAGATAAATTCACACCAGCTGAAAGAAAAAAATATAGATGGCGGGAATATATTCCAGGTTTAATGATCTGGACTACTTTTATCGGCTCAATTGTTTTATCTTTTATCAAGCCGCTGTGGGTAATTTATATAATTATCCTTTATTCTTTATACTGGATCTTGCGGCTTTTTTATTTTATTTTTTATTCTATTTTGTCGGCTTATACTTTTAATAAGCATATTAAAATAGATTGGAAAGCAAAAAGGGAATTACTGCCAAACTGGCAGGATTATTATCATTTGTTTATTTTGCCAACATATTCAGAACCATATGAGGTTTTGGAATCTTCTTTAAATGGTATTTTAGCCACAGGCTATCCGACTGATAAAATTATAATTGCCATTTCCTGGGAGGAAAGGAAAAAAGAAATATATGATGTTGTGGAGCCAATAATCCGGGAAAAATTTGGCAATAAATTTTTTAAATTTTTAACCACTATTCATCCTGATGGCCTGGAAGGTGAAATCAAGGGCAAAGCTGCCAATGCCAATTGGGTGGGCTGGAAATGCAAGGAATTGATTGATCAATTAAACATTCCTTATGAAAAAGTAATCGTGTCATATTTTGACTGCGATACTTTTGTCCATCCGAAATATCTGGACTATCTGACTCATGCCTATATGACACATCCAAATCCGACTCGTTCATCTTTTCAGCCAGCTGTTTTGTATAATAATAATATCTGGGATGCGCCAGCGCCCATGAGAATTACTGCCTTTTCAACGGTTTTTTGGCTGCTGGCAGAATTAATGCGCCCGGACAGGCTCTATACTTTTTCTTCGCATGCCATGAGTTTTAAAGCTTTAGTGGATGTTGGCTTTTGGGAAAAAGATATTGTGACTGATGATTCGCGCATTTTTTTGCAATGCTTTATCCATTACAATGGCGATTATGAGGTTACGCCAATTTATATCCCAGTTTCCATGGATACGGTGATTGCCGATACTTCAATTTGGGAGGGTTTTAAAAGTTTGTACAAGCAGCAAAGAAGATGGGGCTGGGGTGTGGAGCATTTTCCGTACATGCTGTACCATTTTAATAAAAAGAAAGATTTGATTCCATTTAAAACCAGGATCAAATATATTTGGAATTTGGGCGAGGGCATGTATTCCTGGGCTACTGCGCCGATTTTGCTTTTTGTTTTGGGTCGTTTGCCTCTGTATGTGGCTGGTCCGGCAGTTAAAGCCACAGTCATTGCCCAAAACGCGCCTTTTGTCCTGCAGTGGCTAATGAGAATTGGCATGATTGGAATTTTTGTATCTGCTATTTTAAGTTTAAGGCTTTTGCCGCCACGGCCACAGCACGAGACCAAGTTTAAATGGTTGATTATGGCTTTACAATGGGCTTTATTACCTATTAATATTATTATCTTTGGCGCTATCCCTGCGGCTGAAGCCCAGACTAGATTGATGATTGGAAAATACTTGGGGTTTTTCGTGACGCCGAAGACGAGAAAATAA
- a CDS encoding glycosyltransferase family 2 protein: MSKVSIHLITWNGEKYIEECLNSILAQSFTDYMLIIIDNGSVDQTVKIVEEQFLPLFGEKLRWVKNKENLGFSRAHNQALLWTDSDYVLTLNQDVILEPEFISQAVEFLDKQPQVGSATGKILRWQFENDGTLKKSEKSDIIDTLGLKIFKSQRVIDIGAGEKDQGQYDQPVEIFGVSAPCAIYRRKALADVRYKDEFFDNDFFSYKEDVDLAYRLRWRGWLSFYLPQAVAYHKRSAKSENKENLLNKVNLRKNKNQFINYHSYKNHLFVLVKNMSLKNYFRYIFKIKFYEFKKFLYILFFEWSTLASLKEFFARLKNIRAKRKFIMSGRLVKDEEIRKWLA, from the coding sequence ATGAGTAAAGTTTCTATTCATCTAATCACCTGGAATGGTGAAAAATATATTGAGGAATGCTTAAATTCAATTTTAGCCCAGTCTTTTACAGACTACATGCTGATTATTATTGATAATGGTTCCGTAGATCAGACAGTCAAAATAGTGGAAGAACAATTTTTGCCTCTGTTTGGCGAAAAATTGCGCTGGGTTAAAAATAAAGAAAATTTGGGTTTTTCAAGAGCTCATAACCAGGCGCTTTTGTGGACTGACTCAGACTATGTCCTGACTTTGAATCAGGATGTGATTTTAGAGCCAGAATTTATCAGCCAGGCTGTGGAATTTTTAGACAAACAGCCGCAGGTTGGCTCTGCCACCGGCAAAATTTTACGTTGGCAATTTGAAAATGACGGAACCTTGAAAAAAAGCGAAAAATCAGATATTATTGATACACTAGGCTTGAAGATTTTTAAATCTCAGCGGGTGATTGATATTGGAGCCGGAGAAAAAGATCAGGGCCAATATGATCAGCCGGTAGAAATTTTCGGAGTCAGCGCGCCCTGCGCAATTTATCGGCGTAAAGCCTTGGCTGATGTGCGGTATAAAGACGAATTTTTTGATAATGATTTTTTCAGCTATAAAGAAGATGTTGATCTGGCATATCGCCTGAGGTGGCGCGGCTGGTTGAGTTTTTATTTGCCACAGGCCGTGGCTTACCATAAGCGCAGCGCCAAGTCTGAAAATAAAGAAAATCTTTTGAATAAAGTTAATTTGCGCAAAAATAAAAATCAGTTTATTAATTATCATTCGTATAAAAACCATTTATTTGTCTTGGTAAAGAACATGAGTTTGAAAAATTATTTTAGATATATTTTTAAGATTAAATTTTACGAATTTAAAAAGTTTCTTTACATCTTATTTTTTGAATGGTCAACGCTGGCCAGTTTAAAAGAATTTTTTGCCAGATTAAAAAATATCAGGGCCAAACGTAAATTTATTATGTCAGGCAGGTTGGTTAAGGATGAGGAAATTAGGAAATGGCTGGCTTGA
- a CDS encoding glycosyltransferase family 2 protein, with the protein MDLSIIILNYKTKGLVKQCIRNVMVSTADLAYEIIVVDNGSGDGCEQMMRENFPDIKFIQTGKNLGFAAGNNFGLKEAAGKYIMILNPDVTVLNHSIEKMVEFMENNPAVGLAGPKLINPVGTYQISCRTWQTPKLILYRRTPIGRLPFAKKELAQHLMLDFDHQANRPVDWVMGACMLVRKSALEKVGLLDERFFFYVEDMDWCRRFWQNGFKVYYLAEAEMVHLYERASALENWSFWTFNKMTRRHIASWIKYFAKYLGTKNNARQ; encoded by the coding sequence ATGGATTTATCAATTATTATTTTGAATTACAAGACCAAGGGGCTGGTCAAGCAGTGCATACGCAATGTGATGGTCTCAACTGCAGATTTGGCTTATGAAATTATTGTGGTAGATAATGGTTCTGGCGATGGTTGCGAGCAAATGATGAGAGAAAATTTCCCAGATATTAAATTTATCCAGACTGGCAAAAATTTAGGCTTTGCCGCTGGCAATAATTTTGGACTCAAAGAAGCAGCCGGCAAATATATCATGATATTAAATCCTGATGTGACTGTTTTGAACCATTCAATTGAAAAAATGGTGGAGTTTATGGAAAATAATCCAGCAGTCGGCTTAGCCGGGCCAAAGCTCATTAATCCGGTCGGCACGTATCAGATTTCCTGCCGCACCTGGCAAACCCCGAAATTAATTTTGTACAGGCGAACGCCAATTGGGCGCTTGCCCTTTGCCAAAAAAGAATTGGCTCAGCATCTGATGCTGGATTTTGACCATCAAGCCAATCGGCCAGTTGACTGGGTCATGGGCGCCTGCATGCTGGTGAGAAAATCTGCCCTGGAAAAAGTCGGCCTGCTTGATGAAAGATTTTTCTTTTATGTGGAGGACATGGATTGGTGCCGCAGATTTTGGCAAAATGGATTTAAAGTTTATTATTTAGCTGAAGCTGAAATGGTTCATTTATATGAAAGAGCCTCGGCTTTGGAAAACTGGAGCTTTTGGACTTTTAATAAAATGACCAGGCGGCATATTGCTTCCTGGATAAAATATTTTGCTAAATATTTAGGGACTAAAAACAATGCCAGACAATAA
- a CDS encoding DUF4012 domain-containing protein, with amino-acid sequence MPDNNSQNLNEFRPQAPQPDFSKITEKPRKPRAKKIIWLALKILAALLLILIIGAGILAAIYYKNLQQSYSLTMEARTNLETALHQIINRDFKGGADSIAKSNADFIQAKALLDKIVIVRQIPYLGQQIKAVDQVLIAGIKLTDSGSKVVLLIDDIVAPLANESITYASITTAQKLVILNKIVASESLLTQVQADIDEANSAIESIPADDLVKPLKDAIDPLKTNLPKAKQLIDHALPMLSVIPKVVGFDAPKSYLFLLQNNDELRPTGGFIGTYGVLKLQNGEILQFDTDNIYNLDGSTQHIIKEPAPLPIAKYLEQKDWALRDVNWAPDFPTTAKNALDLYKKENLALIDLKKSGQKVSGEKGAALVETIPYEPNLYGVIAMTPEILGGLLKLTGPIVAGDMVFTDSNYQDQLELMVGKLYQELNIPISQRKGIIKQLADQIRVKLMALPLTKLPDILDVAFTALDQKQLIFYSLDSDLQKLILERNWGGEIRDTNDDFLMVVDSNLASLKTDQYVKRIISYGLKWQNGDLIGQVKITYHNNADFTWKSTRLRSYTRVYVPLGSELVSSSGAMENDKIKDPSHQPGQVEVNQEFNKTYFGAFISIEPHETGVLSFDFKLPQRIKDQINAGAYNLLVQKQPGVIPDLTLDLKFDKTIKSASPAEAESEWFNTSYNLNTALDKDESFTVSFK; translated from the coding sequence ATGCCAGACAATAACAGCCAAAATTTAAATGAATTCAGGCCGCAGGCACCGCAACCTGATTTTTCCAAAATTACAGAAAAACCAAGAAAGCCCCGCGCTAAAAAGATTATTTGGCTTGCGCTAAAAATTTTGGCAGCTCTGCTTTTAATTTTAATAATCGGCGCAGGTATTTTAGCAGCTATCTATTATAAAAATTTACAGCAGTCTTACAGCCTGACAATGGAGGCGCGCACTAATTTGGAAACAGCTTTGCATCAGATTATTAACCGAGATTTTAAAGGCGGCGCAGATTCCATTGCCAAATCCAATGCTGATTTTATTCAGGCCAAAGCTTTGCTTGATAAAATTGTTATTGTCCGCCAGATCCCATATTTAGGCCAGCAAATAAAAGCAGTGGATCAGGTTTTGATTGCAGGCATAAAACTCACAGACAGCGGCTCAAAAGTTGTTTTATTAATTGATGATATCGTGGCTCCTTTAGCTAATGAATCAATCACTTATGCCAGCATTACTACTGCGCAAAAATTAGTAATTTTAAATAAAATCGTGGCTTCAGAAAGTTTGCTGACCCAGGTCCAGGCAGATATTGATGAGGCAAATAGCGCGATTGAATCAATCCCGGCAGATGATTTGGTCAAGCCTTTGAAAGACGCAATTGATCCTTTAAAAACCAATTTGCCCAAAGCCAAACAGCTGATTGACCATGCTTTGCCCATGCTGAGCGTGATTCCCAAGGTTGTGGGTTTTGATGCGCCCAAATCATATTTATTTTTACTGCAGAATAATGATGAGCTTCGGCCAACCGGCGGATTTATCGGCACCTATGGCGTTTTAAAATTGCAAAACGGCGAGATACTACAATTTGATACGGACAACATTTACAATTTGGATGGTTCTACTCAGCACATTATCAAAGAACCAGCGCCTCTGCCCATTGCCAAATATCTGGAACAAAAAGACTGGGCTTTGCGCGATGTTAACTGGGCGCCTGATTTTCCGACCACTGCCAAAAATGCTTTAGACCTTTATAAAAAAGAAAATCTGGCTTTGATTGATTTGAAAAAATCAGGCCAAAAAGTCAGCGGGGAAAAAGGCGCTGCTCTTGTTGAGACTATTCCTTATGAGCCAAATTTATATGGGGTCATTGCCATGACTCCGGAAATTTTGGGCGGACTTTTAAAATTAACCGGGCCGATTGTAGCAGGGGACATGGTATTTACAGACAGCAATTATCAGGATCAGCTGGAATTAATGGTCGGCAAACTTTATCAGGAATTAAATATTCCGATTTCCCAGAGAAAAGGCATTATCAAACAATTAGCAGATCAGATCAGAGTAAAATTAATGGCTTTGCCTTTGACTAAGTTGCCGGATATTTTAGATGTGGCTTTTACTGCTCTTGATCAAAAGCAATTAATTTTTTACAGCCTTGATTCTGATTTGCAGAAATTAATTTTGGAGCGCAACTGGGGCGGTGAAATAAGAGATACTAATGATGATTTTTTAATGGTGGTTGACAGCAATTTGGCCAGTTTAAAAACAGACCAGTATGTTAAGCGCATCATTTCCTACGGACTTAAATGGCAAAATGGAGATTTAATTGGCCAGGTTAAAATTACTTATCACAATAATGCTGATTTTACCTGGAAATCAACCAGATTAAGAAGTTATACCAGAGTTTACGTGCCTTTAGGCAGTGAATTGGTCAGTTCAAGCGGAGCCATGGAAAACGATAAGATCAAAGATCCCAGCCATCAGCCAGGGCAGGTAGAAGTGAACCAGGAATTTAATAAAACTTATTTTGGCGCTTTTATTTCCATTGAACCGCACGAAACAGGTGTTTTAAGTTTTGATTTTAAATTGCCTCAGCGAATTAAAGACCAGATCAATGCAGGCGCCTATAATCTACTGGTGCAGAAACAGCCGGGTGTAATCCCTGATTTGACTTTAGACCTTAAATTTGATAAAACTATTAAATCTGCCAGCCCAGCTGAAGCAGAAAGTGAATGGTTTAATACCTCGTACAACTTGAATACAGCTTTGGATAAGGATGAGAGTTTTACGGTTAGCTTTAAATAA